The DNA region CGCCGACGAGATCGCAGAACTGACCCGCGTGTCGACCTGGAGCGCGGTCGCTGCCTGATCCGGCACGGAAGCGTGCTACCGGCGCCGTGCGCGTTTAGCCTGGACTGGTACACGTGGAGGTGAGCGTGGCGCACGACAGCCGGGATGCCGCGATGCGGTACCGCCTGCGCAGGGAGGCTCTGGAACGGGGGGAGGACCCCCCTGAGGAGGACGAGCCGGACGGCGAATCCGCCATCATGACCGAGGCGCAGCGAGCCGCTGCGGTCAACGTCGTCATAGAACAGGCGATCCGCCGCGGCGACTTCGACGATCTTCCCGGCGCCGGCAAGCCCATCCCGGGATTGGGCGCGTCCCACGATCCGGACTGGTGGATCAAGCGCAAGATCGAGCGCGAGCGGCTGACCGGGCTGGGGCCGCCCGCCCTGACCCTGCGCACCGAGTACGCGACCCTGGCGGCGCGCCTGGACGACCTGCACGCCGAGTCCGGGGTGCGCGAGCACCTCGCGGACTTCAACCACCGCGTCATCGAGGCGCGCCGCCAGCTGCTGGGGGGTCCACCGGTGGTCACGCCCACGGTGGACATCGACGAATGGGTGCGCGACTGGAGGGACCGGCGGGATGCCGCGGCCCGGCGCGTCGCGGCGGAGGCGGAGTCCGCGACGCGACGTCGTGCCGGGCGGCGCTTCTGGAGGCGAGGACGCGCGTAGTCCGGTTCACTCGTCCAGGACGAACGTCACCAGTTCTCCGTCGGGATCGGCTCGAGTCCTGCCTCGAGCGTCGCCACGTCTTCGGGACGGCACAGTTCGGTCGCGGGCAGCATCGCCGTGGCACTGCCCGCTGCCACCGCAGCGCGGAACGCGGAGCGAAGGTCGCGGCCCTGCGCGAGCCGCAGCACGAAGGCGCCCAGAAAGGAATCGCCGGCGCCGACCGTGCTCTGCACGCGCACCTTCGGCGTGGGCAGCCGCAGCGCCCCGTCCGCCGTGACGAGCAGGGCGCCGTCCGCTCCCAGAGTGAGGGCGACCACCTCGCACGCGCCGGCGTCCACGAGCTCCTGCGCGGCACCCAGGAGGCTCTGCTCGTCCTCGAGCTGCGCGCCGACGAGCTCGCCGAGCTCGCCTCGACTGGGCTTGATCAGGTACACGCCCTCGTCCAGAGCGGCGCGCAGCGCGGCTCCCGAGCTGTCCACGATGCACCGGGTGCCGCGCTCGCCGGCCAAACGGGCGATCCGGGCGTAGAGGTCCTCGGGCGCACCGGGTGGCAGGCTCCCGCTGGGCACGATGTACCCGCCCACGGGCATGTCGTCGGCGACGGCCGTCAGGAACGCACGCCACTCGGGCTCGCGCATCCGGGGTCCCTGCAGCACGAACCGGAACTGCTGACCGGTTGCGGTCTCATCCACGGTGAAGCTCTCGCGCGTGCCGGCGGCGATGCGCACGGCTCGGCCCACGACGCCCTCACGCTCCAGAAGGTCGCGGTACGCCTGCCCGGCGGGACCTCCGATCGCATACACCGCGACCGAGCGGCCGCCCAGATTGCGCACGACGCGAGAGACGTTCACGCCGCCACCGCCGGGATCGAGCCGCGTCGGGCCGCACCTCAACTTGTGCTCGGCAACCACGCGGTCCACCGACGTGCTGACATCGAGCGCCGGATTCGGCGTCGCCGTGACGATCGGATCGTGCGGAAAGGGATGCTGTGCCGAGGCCGAGGCCGATGCCGATGCCGCCATGGCCTCAGTGTAGGAGCGGCCGGACTCCCACGACGAGGGTCGGGCGATGCGTCATTCCGGCGTGCCGTGCTCCGCGGCCGACCGCCCCGACTCCGCCGGCTCCGCAGGGGTGCCCGCGCTCGCCGCGACGGCGCGACGGCTCCGGCGGCGGCGCACCAGCGCCACGATCGCCCACGCGATCAGCCCCGCGACCACGAGGACCCCGATCCAGGGGATCAGGAACCCCAGAGCCAGGACGATGCCGTTCAGCGTGGCGACCAGGCCGTTCCAGCCGGCTGCGATGCCGTCGCCGAAACCTGCCGGATCGGCCGAGACCGCCTCGGCGGGCTCGGTCAGCGTCACGGTCAGCGTCGAGAGCGCGACCTGGTCGTCGTAGTACTTCAGCTGCTGCTGGTAGGACTCCAGCGTCGCCTGTCGCTCGGCCAGCGCGGACTCGGCCGCGATCAGATCCGTGAGGTTGCCGGCCTGCGCCATCAGCTGGGTGAGGCGGTCCACGGATGCCTGCGCCGCGTCCACGCGAGCCTCCAGGTCGAGGGTTGCCTCGGTGACGTCCTGCCGGTTGACCGTGGACGCGGTGACCTCGCCCACCCCGGAGAGCTGATCGAGCAGCGACTGCAGCGCTTCCGCGGGAACCCGCACGGTCACCCATCCGCCCTCGGACGGGTACGGGTACGGGTACGGCATGGTCGAGTCGTAGACGACGCCGGGCTCGACGGGGAGGACCTGTCCGGACCGGCCGATGCTCATCGACTCGACGTATCCGTCGCGCGATTCCGCGGCATCCGCGATCGCCGCGGCGGCCCGGCCGATGTCTTCCACCTCGACGGAGGCGGATGCCGTGGTGATGATGTCGCGACCGCCGGCGGCGTCGGCCTGCTTCGTGGCGTCCAGGTCGCTCAGGCTCGTGCTCTCCGACACCTCACCCGCCTCGACCCCGGCCGCCCCCCGGTCGGGCTGGACCTGCGGCGCCGGCGCATCGGCGGACTCGTACGTGGCGGCACCGCCCACGAGCGTGCCGACGCTCGGAGCGATCACCGCAGCCACGACGATGACCGCCGCGGCGGCCGCGGCGATGAGCCATCCCCGGCTGCGGCCCGCCCGGCGAGCGGACCGCTCGCGAGCGATGTCGGCGAACAGCGCATCCTCCATCTCGTCGATGCGGTCCTCGGCGAGGGCGGGCAGCTCGGGCGGCGGTGCGGACGCTACGGAACGCTGATCGGTGTTCATGTGCTCTCCTTGGCGACGGTCCGCAGGCGCGTGCGG from Microbacterium sp. zg-B185 includes:
- a CDS encoding DUF1992 domain-containing protein — encoded protein: MAHDSRDAAMRYRLRREALERGEDPPEEDEPDGESAIMTEAQRAAAVNVVIEQAIRRGDFDDLPGAGKPIPGLGASHDPDWWIKRKIERERLTGLGPPALTLRTEYATLAARLDDLHAESGVREHLADFNHRVIEARRQLLGGPPVVTPTVDIDEWVRDWRDRRDAAARRVAAEAESATRRRAGRRFWRRGRA
- a CDS encoding 1-phosphofructokinase family hexose kinase; this translates as MAASASASASAQHPFPHDPIVTATPNPALDVSTSVDRVVAEHKLRCGPTRLDPGGGGVNVSRVVRNLGGRSVAVYAIGGPAGQAYRDLLEREGVVGRAVRIAAGTRESFTVDETATGQQFRFVLQGPRMREPEWRAFLTAVADDMPVGGYIVPSGSLPPGAPEDLYARIARLAGERGTRCIVDSSGAALRAALDEGVYLIKPSRGELGELVGAQLEDEQSLLGAAQELVDAGACEVVALTLGADGALLVTADGALRLPTPKVRVQSTVGAGDSFLGAFVLRLAQGRDLRSAFRAAVAAGSATAMLPATELCRPEDVATLEAGLEPIPTENW
- a CDS encoding DUF4349 domain-containing protein, with product MNTDQRSVASAPPPELPALAEDRIDEMEDALFADIARERSARRAGRSRGWLIAAAAAAVIVVAAVIAPSVGTLVGGAATYESADAPAPQVQPDRGAAGVEAGEVSESTSLSDLDATKQADAAGGRDIITTASASVEVEDIGRAAAAIADAAESRDGYVESMSIGRSGQVLPVEPGVVYDSTMPYPYPYPSEGGWVTVRVPAEALQSLLDQLSGVGEVTASTVNRQDVTEATLDLEARVDAAQASVDRLTQLMAQAGNLTDLIAAESALAERQATLESYQQQLKYYDDQVALSTLTVTLTEPAEAVSADPAGFGDGIAAGWNGLVATLNGIVLALGFLIPWIGVLVVAGLIAWAIVALVRRRRSRRAVAASAGTPAEPAESGRSAAEHGTPE